One Halolamina litorea genomic window carries:
- a CDS encoding DNA-3-methyladenine glycosylase family protein, translated as METGRIDVSDLSGPFDLQSTLESGQTYLWERTDGEEYSDAVAHGGDAWYETVLPPTPDLTDRPTVVRARQTGGVDDGTVEWEAGGIPLVADGAVPDGAADARAPTEPVDGESILTHLLRLDDDLDAIYDATDHLPLLDRAYDRYRGMRLVRDPPFPCLISFICSAQMRVSRIFGMQNALREHYGTPVAVGERTLHAYPTPEALAARTEDELRDLSLGYRAPYVQRTAEMVASGEARPEDAIGLPYEEARDYMTEFVGVGDKVADCVLLFSLGYLQAIPLDTWIQTAIGDYFPDCEGGNYAETSRAIRERLGADLPADGDPFGKGGVDAYAGYAQTYVFFHLRTDGE; from the coding sequence ATGGAGACCGGCCGCATCGACGTTTCCGACCTTTCCGGGCCGTTCGACCTGCAGTCGACGCTGGAGAGCGGCCAAACGTACCTCTGGGAGCGCACCGACGGCGAGGAGTACAGCGACGCGGTCGCCCACGGCGGCGACGCGTGGTACGAGACGGTGCTCCCGCCGACGCCCGACCTGACCGACCGACCGACGGTCGTCCGCGCCCGCCAGACCGGTGGCGTCGACGACGGGACGGTCGAGTGGGAAGCGGGCGGCATCCCGCTCGTGGCCGACGGCGCGGTCCCCGACGGCGCCGCTGACGCCCGGGCACCGACCGAACCGGTCGACGGCGAGTCGATCCTCACCCACCTGCTCCGACTGGACGACGACCTCGACGCCATCTACGACGCGACCGATCACCTGCCGCTGCTGGACCGCGCCTACGACCGCTACCGCGGGATGCGACTCGTCCGCGACCCACCCTTCCCCTGTCTGATCTCGTTCATCTGCTCGGCCCAGATGCGCGTGAGCCGGATCTTCGGGATGCAGAACGCGCTCCGGGAGCACTACGGCACGCCGGTCGCCGTCGGCGAGCGGACGCTGCACGCCTACCCGACGCCCGAGGCGCTCGCGGCCCGGACCGAGGACGAACTCCGGGACCTGAGTCTGGGCTACCGCGCGCCGTACGTCCAGCGCACCGCCGAGATGGTTGCGAGCGGGGAAGCCCGACCCGAGGACGCCATCGGCCTCCCCTACGAGGAGGCTCGGGACTACATGACGGAGTTCGTCGGCGTCGGCGACAAGGTGGCCGACTGCGTGCTGCTGTTCTCGCTTGGCTACCTGCAGGCGATCCCGCTCGACACGTGGATACAGACCGCCATCGGCGACTACTTCCCCGACTGTGAGGGCGGGAACTACGCCGAGACCTCCCGGGCCATCCGCGAACGGCTCGGCGCCGATCTGCCCGCCGACGGGGACCCCTTCGGCAAGGGTGGCGTCGACGCCTACGCGGGCTACGCACAGACGTACGTCTTCTTCCACCTCCGGACCGACGGGGAGTGA
- a CDS encoding (2Fe-2S)-binding protein, giving the protein MSEHEVTVTVDGSAERATVEARRLLVHALREEWGYTQPNVGCESGKCGACTVEMDGDVVKSCCVLAVQADGSEVTTVGGVDGAPEGLAEVDAGDPRATPAGDNDEFGPVQRSFHEEHGLQCGYCTPGMVLRARDLLADIPDPSREEIREGLKGNVCRCTGYENVVDAVEAAAAKLEPIETDGGTAGQADTVDGGAPTGGDD; this is encoded by the coding sequence ATGTCGGAACACGAGGTCACGGTGACCGTCGACGGCTCTGCCGAGAGGGCGACGGTCGAGGCCAGACGCCTGCTCGTCCACGCGCTCCGGGAGGAGTGGGGCTACACCCAGCCCAACGTCGGCTGTGAGTCAGGGAAGTGTGGCGCCTGCACGGTCGAGATGGACGGCGACGTCGTCAAGTCCTGCTGCGTACTGGCGGTGCAGGCCGACGGGAGCGAGGTCACGACCGTCGGCGGCGTCGACGGCGCGCCGGAAGGGCTCGCTGAAGTCGACGCGGGCGATCCCCGCGCCACGCCGGCCGGGGACAACGACGAGTTCGGCCCCGTTCAACGGAGCTTCCACGAGGAACACGGCCTGCAGTGTGGCTACTGTACGCCGGGGATGGTACTCCGGGCGCGGGACCTGCTCGCGGATATCCCCGACCCCTCCCGCGAGGAGATCCGCGAGGGGCTGAAGGGGAACGTCTGTCGCTGTACGGGCTACGAGAACGTCGTCGACGCCGTGGAAGCCGCCGCGGCAAAGCTGGAACCGATCGAGACGGACGGCGGCACGGCCGGCCAAGCCGACACGGTCGACGGGGGCGCACCGACCGGGGGCGACGACTGA
- a CDS encoding ABC transporter ATP-binding protein, which translates to MTDDPIVSVRNLKKHYPITEGILSRQVGAAKAVDGISFDIAEGETLGLVGESGCGKSTAASSIIRLEDPTDGEVIFNGGGRQGRTRNSDGTHPNDITKFQDEELKAFRRDAQMIFQDPSSSLDPRMTVGSSVAEMLLVHGMTDKQRRREIVEDLLERVGLSADYYDRYPHEFSGGQKQRIAMARALVLNPEFIVADEPVSALDVSIRAEILSLLNDIQEEFGLSMLFISHDMSVIREVCDRVAVMYLGEIVEIGDTEDVFSDPQHPYTEALLSAIPTPDPTVDRKNIELKGTVPSPISPPSGCRFHTRCHRVIQSDEYDLEQEHWRALLTFRDRVRGGEVDPDSIRTALSGEERDPSDVTDETVKSELRTEFDLPERISDADAESTLETALDALAEGRFDDATETLSTFSTPCEKEEPGETDHGDGHLSSCLRNQSEVRAEPAPADD; encoded by the coding sequence GTGACTGACGACCCGATCGTCTCCGTTCGAAACCTGAAGAAGCACTACCCGATCACCGAGGGGATCCTCTCGCGGCAGGTCGGCGCCGCCAAGGCCGTCGACGGCATCAGCTTCGACATCGCCGAGGGTGAGACCCTCGGACTGGTCGGCGAGTCCGGCTGTGGGAAGTCCACTGCCGCCTCCTCGATCATCCGCCTCGAGGACCCTACCGACGGTGAGGTCATCTTCAACGGCGGCGGCCGGCAGGGCCGCACCCGCAACAGCGACGGGACCCACCCCAACGACATCACGAAGTTCCAGGACGAGGAGCTCAAGGCGTTCCGCCGTGACGCCCAGATGATCTTCCAGGACCCCTCCTCCAGCTTGGACCCGCGGATGACCGTCGGCAGCTCCGTCGCGGAGATGCTGCTGGTCCACGGGATGACCGACAAGCAGCGCCGCCGCGAGATCGTCGAGGACCTGCTCGAACGCGTCGGGCTGTCGGCGGACTACTACGACCGCTACCCCCACGAGTTCTCCGGCGGCCAGAAACAGCGTATCGCGATGGCGCGGGCGCTCGTGCTCAACCCCGAGTTCATCGTGGCCGACGAGCCGGTTTCCGCGCTCGACGTCTCGATCCGCGCGGAGATCCTCTCGCTGCTGAACGACATCCAGGAGGAGTTCGGCCTCTCGATGCTGTTCATCAGCCACGACATGAGCGTGATCCGGGAGGTCTGTGACCGGGTCGCGGTGATGTACCTCGGCGAGATCGTCGAGATCGGCGACACCGAGGACGTGTTCTCGGACCCCCAGCACCCCTACACCGAGGCGCTGCTGTCGGCGATCCCCACGCCGGACCCGACGGTCGACCGGAAGAACATCGAACTCAAGGGGACTGTCCCGAGCCCGATCAGCCCGCCCTCGGGCTGCCGGTTCCACACGCGCTGTCACCGGGTGATCCAGTCCGACGAGTACGACCTCGAACAGGAGCACTGGCGCGCGTTGTTGACGTTCCGCGACCGAGTCCGGGGCGGCGAGGTCGACCCAGACAGCATCCGGACCGCGCTCTCGGGTGAGGAGCGGGACCCCTCCGACGTGACCGACGAGACGGTCAAGTCCGAACTCAGAACCGAGTTCGACCTCCCCGAGCGCATCTCCGACGCCGACGCCGAGTCGACGCTCGAGACCGCACTCGACGCGCTCGCCGAGGGTCGCTTCGACGACGCCACCGAGACGCTCTCGACGTTCTCCACGCCCTGCGAGAAGGAGGAACCGGGCGAGACCGACCACGGCGACGGGCACCTCTCCTCGTGCCTGCGGAACCAGTCGGAAGTTCGGGCCGAGCCGGCTCCCGCCGACGACTGA
- a CDS encoding DUF7405 family protein, translated as MSDSHGIDRRAFVKAAVAIGGASALSACLDRGPELDVARGPEDPASAFPERQHAWNAALPTDDAGNNHHPRHRILLALDYDGDGTPTDAEREAVEAALTGVERAYERSADGLLLTISYSPYYFARFDADLPGSVDLPEPRALSDFEDPDADDVDAIVHLASDHGEVVMGAEEALKGEVEELNGVSQPESALTDALSVRERRTGFIGDGLPAENQDVNGVPDDGPVPEDAPLYMGFESAFEGNQPGEDRVTIESGPFAGGTTQQLSTLTLNLNQWYEQDSRDQRVSKMFCPHHASEGTVEGTGENLGNDPQMDDCGDPTETARSEGVVGHSQKMVDVREDDKPIILRRDFDSTDGDRASVHFLSLQRTIADFVTTREAMNGDAVAADSAVGQRTNNGILQYINTVRRGNFLVPPRSLRALPPSNPDSDAADTAEVARA; from the coding sequence ATGAGCGACTCACACGGCATCGACCGTCGAGCGTTCGTGAAGGCGGCCGTCGCCATCGGCGGGGCGTCGGCGCTCTCGGCCTGCCTCGATCGCGGGCCCGAACTCGACGTAGCTCGGGGACCCGAAGACCCCGCGTCGGCGTTCCCCGAGCGCCAGCACGCGTGGAACGCCGCGCTGCCGACGGACGACGCTGGCAACAACCACCACCCGCGCCACCGGATCCTCCTCGCGCTCGACTACGACGGCGACGGGACGCCGACGGACGCCGAGCGTGAGGCCGTCGAAGCGGCGCTCACCGGCGTCGAACGCGCCTACGAGCGCTCGGCAGACGGTCTGCTTCTGACGATCAGCTACTCACCCTACTACTTCGCGCGTTTCGACGCCGACCTCCCCGGGAGCGTCGATCTCCCCGAGCCACGCGCGCTCTCTGACTTCGAGGATCCCGACGCCGACGACGTGGACGCCATCGTCCACCTCGCCAGCGACCACGGCGAAGTCGTGATGGGCGCCGAGGAGGCCCTCAAGGGCGAGGTCGAGGAACTCAACGGCGTCTCCCAGCCCGAATCTGCACTGACCGACGCCTTGTCCGTGCGCGAGCGCCGGACGGGGTTCATCGGTGACGGCCTCCCCGCGGAGAACCAGGACGTGAACGGCGTCCCCGACGACGGACCGGTGCCCGAGGACGCCCCGCTCTACATGGGGTTCGAGTCGGCCTTCGAGGGGAACCAGCCCGGCGAGGACCGCGTGACCATCGAGTCGGGTCCCTTCGCCGGCGGCACGACCCAACAGCTCTCGACGCTGACGCTCAACCTCAACCAGTGGTACGAACAGGACAGCCGCGACCAGCGTGTCTCCAAGATGTTCTGTCCCCACCACGCCAGCGAGGGCACCGTCGAGGGGACCGGCGAGAACCTCGGGAACGACCCACAGATGGACGACTGCGGCGACCCGACCGAGACCGCCCGGAGCGAGGGCGTCGTCGGCCACAGCCAGAAGATGGTCGACGTGCGAGAGGACGACAAGCCGATCATCCTGCGCCGGGACTTCGACTCGACCGACGGCGACCGGGCGAGCGTCCACTTCCTCTCGTTGCAGCGGACCATCGCCGACTTCGTGACCACCCGCGAGGCGATGAACGGCGACGCCGTTGCCGCCGACTCCGCGGTCGGTCAGCGCACCAACAACGGTATCCTCCAGTACATCAACACCGTCCGGCGGGGGAACTTCCTCGTGCCGCCGCGCTCGCTGCGCGCGCTCCCGCCTTCGAACCCAGACAGTGACGCCGCCGACACGGCGGAGGTGGCCCGTGCGTAA
- a CDS encoding xanthine dehydrogenase family protein molybdopterin-binding subunit, producing the protein MSGEESVLEAEGSVPTTAESGGSGAGDSIGDSPLRREDARALRGETTYTDDFGREAAALAFVRSPHAHAHVDSIDTENAAAIDGVLAVYTWEDLADGDSPMELPVSTGPLDCEVPGHPVLARDRVRYDGQPVAAVVATDRYVAADGVDAVEVAYDPLGVESDPVAATDEGAPTLFDAAPDNVAAVGELGDREETDRAFDGAERVVAVELENNRLIPSALEPRAALAEFDRTEGFTVTMSSQSPHGHRRKLSHTLGVPERQIRVISPDVGGGFGHKGHHHPGEAMAAWAARDLGTSVKWTATRSGNYREGAHGRDHRTTAELALDGDGTFRGLRVDTHAGIGGFALGGGGAMPGWYGRLLASQYEIPAVYCRSRCVFTTTAPVHSYRGAGRPEAIYVTERLVDAAADELGVDPVDLRRKNLVGADDFPHETAVGATYDSGNYEPTLDDAVDAVEGAPRGGERDDDGRLRGVGIASYVESTGGGFESGVVRVHPDGGVTVSAGTHDHGQGHGTIYAQIVAEELPVPTGEIEVVEGDTDKVPTGTGTFGSRSTVVGGNAVAESARSVFDKARRIAAAELDADPTEVEPTDSGFAVASEGAEECTFAEIAGAAYGRGLPEGLSPGLEATTFYELADTAYTFGTHAVAVAVDPETGEFDIERYVAVDDCGVRVNPQIVAGQVHGGVAQGIGQARTERATYDEDGGLAAATMLDYALPRANDLPDIEVRTQETPSHNELGVKGIGEGGTVAAPPAVVNAVVDALGVEHLDMPLTPETVRGAVEN; encoded by the coding sequence ATGAGCGGCGAGGAGAGCGTCCTCGAAGCCGAGGGGTCGGTGCCGACGACCGCGGAGTCGGGCGGGTCCGGCGCGGGCGACTCAATCGGTGACAGTCCGCTCCGCCGGGAGGACGCCCGCGCGCTGCGGGGCGAGACGACCTACACCGACGACTTCGGCCGTGAGGCTGCGGCGCTCGCGTTCGTCCGGAGTCCGCACGCTCACGCACACGTAGACAGTATCGATACCGAGAACGCGGCGGCCATCGACGGCGTGCTCGCGGTCTACACGTGGGAGGACCTCGCCGACGGGGACTCGCCGATGGAGCTACCGGTCTCGACCGGGCCGCTCGACTGCGAGGTGCCGGGCCATCCGGTGCTCGCCCGTGACCGCGTGCGCTACGACGGTCAGCCCGTCGCCGCGGTCGTTGCGACCGATCGGTACGTCGCCGCCGACGGCGTCGATGCCGTCGAGGTGGCGTACGATCCGCTCGGAGTGGAGTCGGACCCGGTCGCAGCCACCGACGAGGGGGCGCCGACGCTGTTCGATGCCGCGCCGGACAACGTCGCCGCGGTCGGTGAACTCGGCGACCGGGAGGAAACCGACCGGGCGTTCGACGGCGCCGAGCGCGTCGTGGCGGTCGAACTGGAGAACAACCGCCTGATCCCCAGCGCGCTCGAACCGCGGGCGGCACTCGCGGAGTTCGACCGTACCGAGGGGTTCACGGTCACGATGAGCAGCCAGTCGCCCCACGGCCACCGGCGGAAACTCTCACACACGCTCGGGGTTCCCGAGCGGCAGATCCGCGTGATCTCTCCCGACGTGGGCGGCGGCTTCGGCCACAAGGGCCACCACCACCCCGGCGAGGCGATGGCCGCCTGGGCCGCCCGGGACCTCGGCACGTCGGTGAAGTGGACGGCGACCCGCTCGGGGAACTACCGCGAGGGTGCCCACGGCCGGGATCACCGGACGACGGCCGAACTGGCGCTGGACGGGGACGGCACCTTCCGGGGGCTGCGCGTCGACACCCACGCGGGGATCGGTGGCTTCGCACTGGGCGGCGGCGGCGCGATGCCGGGCTGGTACGGTCGGCTGCTCGCCAGCCAGTACGAGATCCCGGCGGTCTACTGCCGTTCGCGCTGTGTGTTCACGACGACGGCGCCGGTCCACTCCTACCGCGGGGCGGGCCGGCCCGAAGCGATCTACGTCACCGAGCGGCTGGTCGACGCGGCGGCCGACGAACTCGGCGTCGACCCCGTCGACCTCCGCCGGAAGAACCTCGTCGGCGCCGACGACTTCCCCCACGAGACTGCCGTCGGCGCGACCTACGACAGCGGGAACTACGAACCGACGCTCGACGACGCCGTCGACGCCGTCGAGGGTGCCCCCCGCGGCGGTGAGCGCGACGACGACGGCCGACTGCGTGGGGTCGGGATCGCCAGCTACGTGGAGAGCACCGGCGGCGGCTTCGAGAGCGGCGTCGTCCGGGTTCACCCCGACGGTGGCGTCACGGTCTCCGCCGGAACCCACGACCACGGACAGGGTCACGGAACGATCTACGCCCAGATCGTCGCCGAGGAACTCCCTGTCCCCACGGGAGAGATCGAAGTCGTCGAGGGTGACACGGACAAGGTTCCGACCGGGACGGGGACGTTCGGCTCCCGGAGCACCGTCGTCGGCGGCAACGCCGTCGCCGAGAGTGCACGCTCGGTGTTCGACAAAGCTCGGCGCATCGCCGCGGCCGAACTCGATGCCGACCCGACCGAGGTGGAACCGACCGACTCGGGCTTCGCCGTCGCCAGCGAGGGGGCCGAAGAGTGTACCTTCGCCGAGATAGCGGGAGCTGCCTACGGCCGCGGGCTGCCGGAGGGCCTCTCGCCCGGACTGGAAGCGACGACGTTCTACGAACTGGCGGACACGGCCTACACCTTCGGCACGCACGCGGTGGCGGTGGCGGTCGACCCCGAGACCGGCGAGTTCGACATCGAGCGGTACGTGGCCGTCGACGACTGCGGCGTCCGGGTGAACCCCCAGATCGTTGCCGGGCAGGTCCACGGCGGCGTCGCCCAAGGCATCGGTCAGGCCCGAACCGAGCGGGCGACCTACGACGAGGACGGCGGCCTCGCGGCGGCGACGATGCTCGACTACGCGCTGCCACGGGCGAACGACCTGCCGGACATCGAGGTCCGGACACAGGAGACACCCAGTCACAACGAACTCGGCGTGAAAGGGATCGGCGAGGGCGGCACCGTGGCGGCGCCGCCCGCGGTGGTCAACGCCGTCGTCGACGCGCTCGGCGTCGAGCACCTGGATATGCCACTCACCCCGGAGACGGTTCGGGGAGCGGTTGAGAACTGA
- a CDS encoding MBL fold metallo-hydrolase gives MTTSDWGDWLPRAINAADPDGVAVWYLGCNGFVLKGSEGTTLFVDPYLGTGDPPRTVRMIPVPFDPEDVAAADAVFATHEHSDHVHGESQAPILERTGAPFVAPDASLAAAREDQTWEDRWDIDAEQFREVAEGDVLEIGGFTVHVVEVNDPDAEHPVGYVFEHDAGTVFHPGDSRPADSFPELGREFDIDLGILAFGTAGMIPDKETREPKYTQWYSDEGQVAQAANALGLDRLLPSHWDMWKGLTADPTALHEHVASFDYPRHLEVAEIGDRVDLPDEPTTR, from the coding sequence ATGACCACGAGCGACTGGGGCGACTGGCTCCCGCGAGCGATCAACGCGGCCGATCCCGACGGTGTGGCGGTCTGGTACCTCGGCTGTAACGGCTTCGTGTTGAAGGGCAGCGAGGGAACGACGCTGTTCGTCGATCCGTACCTCGGAACGGGCGACCCGCCCCGAACCGTCCGGATGATCCCCGTCCCGTTCGACCCCGAAGACGTCGCCGCCGCCGACGCGGTGTTCGCCACCCACGAACACAGCGACCACGTCCACGGCGAGTCCCAAGCACCCATCCTCGAACGGACCGGCGCGCCGTTCGTCGCGCCCGACGCGTCGCTCGCGGCCGCACGGGAGGATCAGACGTGGGAGGACCGCTGGGACATCGACGCCGAGCAGTTCCGTGAGGTGGCCGAGGGCGACGTACTGGAGATCGGGGGGTTCACCGTCCACGTCGTCGAGGTGAACGACCCCGACGCCGAACACCCGGTGGGCTACGTGTTCGAACACGACGCCGGCACGGTGTTCCACCCCGGTGACTCCCGACCGGCGGACTCCTTCCCCGAACTGGGCCGGGAGTTCGACATCGACCTCGGCATCCTCGCGTTCGGGACGGCGGGGATGATCCCGGACAAGGAGACGCGGGAGCCGAAGTACACGCAGTGGTACAGCGACGAGGGGCAGGTCGCTCAGGCCGCCAACGCGCTCGGACTCGACCGACTGTTGCCGAGCCACTGGGACATGTGGAAGGGGCTGACCGCCGACCCGACCGCGCTGCACGAACACGTCGCGTCCTTCGACTACCCCCGGCACCTCGAGGTGGCCGAAATCGGTGATCGAGTCGATCTTCCCGACGAGCCGACGACGCGATAG
- a CDS encoding DUF7350 domain-containing protein: MRKPSRRSFLAGVGAAGIGGLAGCAGFELQSGNQEPPLVENRPDAVYVPTHTEGMGMAGMQSNGGYSCALTYSFPHRFWTVDGDETTQVEVGGSDAVHLMPIVWHSETGVVPSDVNPRISISRDGESVVDGLSPWPMLSQRMGFHFGDNVGLPEQGEYDVTVAVGEGGSRRTGSLAEAGAAEFEFTLDYQLSDLNELPFEDVPPARQGTLGAVQPMQMDMVPLMQAPTEGELPGTVHGTAESGDADLLVTSLDDAAAFGGESGQQYLGISARTPYNRLPVPLMSLSATLTRGGETVYDDYLYEWLDADLGIHYGAPVDGVESGDELTISVDAPSQTSRHEGYETAFLDMPDATLTL, encoded by the coding sequence GTGCGTAAGCCCTCCCGCCGGTCGTTCCTCGCGGGCGTCGGCGCTGCCGGGATCGGTGGGCTGGCTGGCTGTGCCGGCTTCGAACTCCAGTCGGGGAACCAGGAGCCGCCGCTGGTGGAGAACCGCCCCGACGCGGTCTACGTCCCGACCCACACCGAGGGGATGGGGATGGCGGGGATGCAGAGCAACGGCGGCTACAGCTGTGCGCTGACCTACAGCTTCCCCCACCGATTCTGGACGGTCGACGGCGATGAGACCACGCAGGTCGAGGTCGGGGGGAGCGACGCGGTCCACCTCATGCCCATCGTCTGGCACAGCGAGACGGGGGTCGTCCCCTCGGACGTGAACCCCCGGATCAGCATCTCACGGGACGGCGAGTCGGTCGTCGACGGCCTCAGCCCGTGGCCGATGCTCTCCCAGCGGATGGGCTTTCACTTCGGCGACAACGTCGGCCTCCCCGAGCAGGGCGAGTACGACGTGACCGTCGCCGTCGGCGAGGGGGGCAGCCGCCGTACCGGCTCGTTGGCCGAGGCCGGCGCCGCCGAGTTCGAGTTCACCCTCGACTACCAGCTCTCGGACCTCAACGAGCTCCCCTTCGAGGACGTCCCGCCGGCGAGACAGGGGACGCTCGGCGCCGTCCAGCCGATGCAGATGGACATGGTCCCGCTGATGCAGGCCCCCACCGAGGGCGAACTCCCGGGCACGGTCCACGGGACCGCCGAGAGCGGCGACGCCGACCTGCTCGTGACGAGCCTCGACGACGCCGCGGCGTTCGGCGGCGAGTCGGGCCAGCAGTACCTCGGCATCTCCGCGCGGACGCCGTACAACCGCCTCCCGGTCCCGCTGATGTCGCTGTCGGCGACGCTGACGCGGGGCGGCGAGACGGTGTACGACGACTACCTCTACGAGTGGCTCGACGCGGACCTCGGCATCCACTACGGCGCGCCCGTCGACGGCGTCGAGAGCGGCGACGAACTGACGATCAGCGTCGACGCGCCCTCCCAGACCTCCCGACACGAGGGCTACGAGACGGCCTTCCTGGACATGCCCGACGCGACGCTCACCCTCTGA
- a CDS encoding FAD binding domain-containing protein gives MIPPQFDYERPTSLDAALDAVAPPDAVPLAGGHDLIPMLKARSVSPGTVVDLGGLDELRGVERVADEGDTTTEQLSVGALTTDADLLDAAPTGADALLDATRAVGDAQIRNRGTVGGNLAAAHPASDIPAATLAADATLHLVGPDGDREVSAEGFATGDHETVRASDELLTRISVPLAPDAGSAYARKTHPSTGYAAVGVAARLRVVDGVVIGPRVAAVGLCDAPTRLAAVEDRLAGADAGAPVEAVESATTRAGDGVDAPVREDHIVSADQRRALLPKYAEQAVSEALARAVGREGVVA, from the coding sequence ATGATCCCGCCACAGTTCGACTACGAACGGCCCACCAGTCTCGACGCCGCACTCGACGCGGTCGCGCCGCCCGACGCGGTCCCCCTGGCCGGCGGGCACGACCTGATCCCGATGCTCAAAGCCAGATCTGTGAGCCCCGGGACCGTCGTCGACCTCGGCGGTCTCGACGAACTCCGCGGTGTCGAGCGCGTCGCCGACGAGGGGGACACGACGACCGAACAGCTCTCGGTCGGCGCGCTCACGACCGACGCCGACCTGCTCGATGCGGCCCCGACTGGCGCCGACGCACTCCTCGACGCGACCCGCGCGGTCGGCGACGCCCAGATCAGGAACCGCGGGACAGTCGGCGGGAACCTCGCCGCCGCCCACCCCGCGAGTGACATCCCCGCGGCGACGCTCGCCGCCGACGCGACGCTCCACCTCGTCGGACCGGACGGCGACCGAGAGGTGTCGGCCGAGGGGTTCGCCACGGGCGACCACGAGACGGTCCGGGCGTCCGACGAACTGCTCACCCGAATCTCGGTCCCGCTCGCTCCCGACGCTGGGAGCGCCTACGCACGGAAGACCCACCCTTCGACGGGCTACGCGGCGGTCGGCGTCGCCGCACGGCTCCGCGTCGTCGACGGCGTCGTGATCGGTCCCCGGGTGGCTGCAGTCGGGCTCTGTGACGCGCCGACGCGGCTCGCCGCGGTCGAGGACCGACTCGCCGGCGCCGACGCGGGCGCGCCCGTCGAGGCCGTCGAGAGCGCGACCACTCGGGCCGGCGACGGCGTCGACGCCCCCGTCCGGGAGGACCACATCGTCTCCGCGGACCAGCGCCGGGCGCTGCTCCCGAAATACGCCGAGCAGGCGGTCTCCGAGGCGTTGGCTCGTGCCGTCGGGCGCGAGGGGGTGGTCGCATGA
- a CDS encoding DUF7471 family protein: protein MSDSAPWLVLGGTHGQDPTTFVLLSAAAVLTAVVVGVAVAAFVRRRSRRYLLVALALSTLLARSAVGLGAYAGTIGPGLHHTLEHGLDVAMAALVIAAVFLVGRLGPTTAQADGGVDGGAGGTDAPTADEHDRR, encoded by the coding sequence ATGAGTGACAGCGCGCCCTGGCTCGTGCTCGGGGGGACACACGGGCAGGACCCGACGACGTTCGTGCTGCTCTCGGCGGCCGCGGTGTTGACGGCGGTCGTCGTCGGCGTCGCCGTCGCGGCGTTCGTCCGGCGGCGCTCGCGGCGCTACCTGCTGGTGGCGCTCGCGCTGTCGACGCTGCTCGCCCGCAGCGCCGTCGGGCTTGGCGCCTACGCGGGCACGATCGGTCCCGGGCTCCACCACACGCTCGAACACGGCCTCGACGTGGCGATGGCGGCGCTGGTGATCGCCGCGGTGTTCCTCGTGGGCCGCCTCGGTCCCACCACGGCCCAGGCCGATGGCGGCGTCGACGGGGGCGCCGGTGGGACCGACGCGCCGACGGCGGACGAGCACGACCGCCGGTGA